AACGGGTGCGTTATAGAATGCCCAAAACAACTAACGTTTTCAATTGTTTTGGCAGTGTGTATTTGAATGATGGGTGTACAGATAGTCTGTATTTGTCCATCCACTTGAAAATTTGGTGTACAATGGAGAGTTTAAGTCAATCTCAATGACATCAAAATACTAGCATGATGTGAAAAATATAAATGCATGGCCAAACATCAGtgtattttaaattgaaatatgataaaTAAATGCATGACTCACATGtactttaataattaataaactttTGACATAATTTCTGTAATTCTAGAATGAAGTAATTATAAACCATATCATATACCCTTGTTTTCccaaatctttatttttttttcttttgcactGTTGATAAATCTCAATTCTAAACATTTACATACACCATGTCAAAACTTaggatgtttcttttctttttctttttttctttttttgctgggGGGGAGGGGTGGGTTGGGGGTACTTCTACACATGTATTGATGCTTTCTTGAACACTGACAAAGGTACACAACTTTAAAAcctaaaacttttattttacgtGTAATTACAAATGTAGAAATTCATTAATAATTGTTTTCTGGGCATATTATCTGGACTTTAATATTTGTTTATGAACATTTTATTGCCCAGAAAGCTGAAGCTCGAGGAAAATGTTGCAAATGTCTGGCCAGAGTTTGGATCAAATAGGAAAGATCTCATCAAGGTTTAAATTTTATCTCACTTTCTGCTAAACTTCTCCCTGTATCAACTGTCATTCTTAATTaactttttgtttgattttttcccATTATCTTTCTAGGTCCATCATGTGCTTAACCATACATCTGGTCTTCATAATGCTTTAGCAAACATCATCAGAGAAGATCCTTTACAATTGTCTGACTGGGATGAGTGTTTGAATCATATTGCTTTGTCAGTACCTGCGACTGAACCTGGCCAAGAGCAGTTGTATCACTATCTATCTTTTGGCTGGCTATGTGGTGGCATTATTGAGGTATAATTGCTTGCCAATATGTCAGAATATTCTGATCGTGTTTAAATTTATCTAAACTCTCTGCTGAAATATTTTATGCCCGGTTGGGACCTCTGAATAAACTAGTGAAATAAAATATGGTATTTGATTATCATCTGTTCCCTATTGGAATTTTAGGTTGAGGAAGTTACGTTGAAAactgtttaaatactgaaaaacTATTGTTTGAACTCACATTCCAAACGGGCCTAATCTTTCCCCCTTAGTTTAGGGACATGGTCTAATAGCCCCTAAACATGGTAAAACTGGGTTTTACTCTGACTTCCTTgatgacaaagaaaaattttgaggCTCgataaagattttattttcctgCCTTATACATGTCCACTTCATTTGTTTTGATACATTTaatctcgctctctctctctctctctctctctttaacacTCCCATGGAGCTAGACTGTTGATCTCTTCATTCTATTAGCAATGGCCGTTTAGGAGTTGGTGCATCTTTCAAATATCATGTTTTTTCTAGCATGCCTTCTGTGTTTGGATTGTAAGTTTAATCTGGACTGACAGATCTATTGGAGACATCAAAGTGCTTTATTAATCTTGTGgtttttttattcttgaaaACTTCCTTGATATTCTAAACCTTACCTTCTCTGCTGTTCTAATATTCTGTTTGGATATAATAGCGCGCATCTGGGAAAAAATTTAAGGAGATTCTTGAAGAAGCATTCATTCATCCCCTCCAAATTGAAGGCGAGTTATATATCGGAATTCCTCCAGGCAAGTGTTGGACTTTTACTTTGTTAATTCTCTTGCTTCTTTATGTAGAATATTTGTACACATGATTGTATTGTATTCTTCTCTAATTTACGTTGAACTACAGTTTAGTTTATGTTTCTAGAGGTTAATTTATTTAGTGTTGTGGTACTTATTTGAGGGGAAAAAGACTTTGTTTATAGTAATTATTGTTTGTGAAAAATAGTGTTAGTGGTAGCTGGGCTATTATCTTCCTTGTCACCATGTGCAATGGCTCCCTCTTCAGGTGTGGAATCTCGACTTGCAACACTTACAATTGATAAAGATGATCTTCAGAAGCTCTTAGGCATCAGCAGTCGTCTTGCAACGCGTACACTAAATAAAGATGATCATGAGAAGCTCTCACGCGTCATCAGTCGTTTTGACATATCCTCCACAATCCAGCCTGGTGATGTTCCCCAACTTGCAACCACCCTGCCTGTTATATTCAACAGTCTCAACATTCGTCGTGCCATCATACCTGCTGCTAATGGACATTGCTCAGCCCGTGCACTTGCACGTTACTACGCAGCCCTAGCTGATGGTGGTATGGTACCTTGgccccattcttcttcttccaagcCACCACTTGGCAGCCACCCACACATCCCCAAATTTCCTTCCCAAAAGACcagcaagaggcagaaaggtagCAAAATCAAGGAGGTATTTGCTGCTGCAATTAACAGAACGAATGATTAtgaaaagaaaccaaattacaGTGATGTTAGCCATAGTAGAAATTCTAGCAATGATAGTTGTACTAGGCTTGTGAATAATAGCGGCAATAGCAATAGCATTAGTATGACTGACAGCAGTGAAGGCAGTAGTCCTCGAAACAATTCTGTTGGTAGGATTTTTAGCAATCCTAGAATTCATGATGCATTTTTGGGTGTTGGTGAATATGGAAATCTCGCTTTGCCAAATGGGAAATTTGGCTTAGGGTTTAGGAGGTCTATTTCTAAGGATGGgtcccttgttggctttgggcACTCAGGACTAGGCGGATCAACCGGCTTTGCTGACATGAATAACAGATTTGCTATTGCTGTGACCCTGAACAAAATGTCTTTTGGGGCTGTAACTGGAAACatcattaattttgtttgttcaGAGTTGAATATCCCGGTGCCAGAGGAATTCTCAATATTCAGTGAGATGGGACCCAATGCACAGATATGTTTGGGGAGACTTTTGAATAATTGACGATGGGAGTGAATTGTAAGCCTGTACCAAGAAGGCTTTTCGACTCTTCTATACCCAAGGAAAATGTTGATGTCACAGTATTTATAATAAACTAGTTGCTAATCTGTGTGATGTACTGAAAAATtactgaaaataaaatttaatgaatacTGAGCAATTATGCAAAAtactatttaaattaaaaagacaAATATTAGTAAATGTTGTCATTCTTAACTGTTGGTGTTACATCTAGAGTTTCATATATAAGTTATTACAATACTACTTTAAGTATACTACTTAAGGTTTTTACCCATTTAACCTAAAACTTTTCATATTCTAAAGTTGTCAAACACCTATTAACAAATAGctattgatataaaatattcagtAATTCCTTCAATACTGCAAATTGTTCAtgctttaaaaaatttgaaagaataaCACAGCAAGCATGTTAAACTCTTTCTTGCTTGGATCctacaaaacaatatatatgtaGAGAGACAACCAATTAAAGAGAACCAATTATGATAGTGTTAGAGGCAaagtaaaagattaaaaataaaaaaaaaactgaagaaaCAAGCGGTTTGGCTAGCATACTAACTAGTTAATTTATATCAAAAGACATAAAAATCTTACAATCAAATAGAATCCAtcttaaaagtaaataaatacatgtggtaaaattagataaataaaaGGTTTGTCAGTTAATTTATATCACAAGACATAAAAATCTTACAATCAAATAGAATCCAtcttaaaagtaaataaatacatGTGGTACAATTAGATAAATAAAAGGTTTGTCAAGATGATCAAGTTTAGCAATGAAGAAGATGCAACAGCTATTGATGAGGGTAATCTCTATCTTAAACTTGTGCTAATGATGAAGATGCAACAACTACTAATTACACAGATCTAGCACAATCTTATATTGGttcaattacaacaaaaatGACGATAATTACCataaaacaattatatataaaaagcctTTTATGATATAGCACAGGGGAATAACTAATAAACAAACCTATGAACTAAACAAATTTTAGACACATAAACAGAAGTAGAACACCCACTAAAGTGTTTCATTTCCTTAGACAATGTGACTCAAGTCATAGCAAGccttgaaatgaaaaattatgaagatAGAAATTGTGACACTCCACAACAAAGGTTGggtaataatgataatatttacTCCCTCCGtcttaatttgttatttaattcAACCATTACtccaaaataaaagagaaagaatatgTATACCTTTCCAACTAAACTCCaaaggaaattgtaaaatgacagatttattttttctcatgtATGCCACATTCCATATGATACATATGTTAAGAATTCCATTCTTTTTAGAGATACTTTAATTAATGTTAACTCTTTGAcaagtttctctttctctcatatGGTATGGCGAGGCAATGTTGTTGCACATGCTTTGGCTTAGAAAGCAagacttttttttccctttattagTTTGGATAGAGACTGTTCCATTAGATGtttgatgctttttttttttgctaattttcCAGCTTCTTAATCAAATTTCAAGAGTGgtctttttccttaaaaaaaaaataaaataaaataaataaataaataaaaaactctaAACACATAAAGAAATAGCAATATTTGTGTCTTGTGACTTCTTTTGTTATTCTTTTAATGATAAAGTGATAAACTTACCTTAATAGAGATGTGGAACACCGTGAACATCTTCTGGCATATGCTTATGCAAATTTGCAATAgcacttaaaatttaaaattagtatacatttttttttaattaagatatAACTAGGTGGATGAGTTTAAAATTGAGCAATACCAAAATATAATTGATCGAATGCTCTACATCATATCATCAAGAATATAtcatatttactttttttcacTTGAGCTGGATTAATGCATAAAATTGCATACTAAACCAAATTAAACAACTTCAAcaccaccaaaataaataagGACAATGAAGtgctaaaattttgttttctatttctttgttGTATATCTGATGCTTTGCACAAAACCCGATATTTCTCTTTTGCTACAAAGGAAATAAGTTTTTGTTCTACATAAACATTTATAGCAAAGGATATTCATACCAGCTAGTTCATGAGAATATCATCAACCccaattattattagtatttgagaaTACCAACAGTTCTTCAAATTCAATTTCTATTAGAAATTAGTACAATTTAATTTCCATCAGACTATATGTTCATGTTGGAACATATATTGAGTTTGTGAAAATTGAGCAAATCCACCTTAAACAAAGGCCTAAGAAGGCCAACATCAAGAACTTCTGATATGTAACTACCAATTTTTTGTGGGATTCACCATGCTAAAGAACTTAATAACATATCACtagtaaattttaattatttcaacCAACCCAAACAATTAAGAGAGCAATAAAAATTCTCACCAACAGCTATGAGTTGCAATACAAATTCTGGTCACCAAATAAACTATTACACAATATAAACCAATAATATAACTGTctcaaacatttaaaaaaaaaaacccaaatcaatttTAAACATAGAAACAAACAGTCATATATCAGTATTGTGGGTTACAAGAATTCCAGTAAAGTAATTGCGCTACATGTCATACCCAAGGCCGAGAAGGACTATTATCCTGTCGAGGAGGCCATGCCCTCAGACTGTAAGGTCACGTTAGTAGCACGTCATCAGAGGAGGTCGTACTCTACAAAAAGAGCTTCGGGGAGGAGGCTAACATTGACATGACTGAAAAGTTGGTGGCTGACACCatatttaatgcatcccactaAACCTCTTGGTTACATTTATGTGGAGGACCCTAAACAGTGTTATCTTGGCTGTCACAAGTCAGAAGGGGATTGGGAAGGTGTTTGATGGGACAGACACTCAAGTAGTGGCCTGGATGGTCAACAAATGGAAGGCCAAGATCATCTAAGGGgagctatataatgtaaggaaCCCTCCAGGAACAAAGGGAtcaagaaggagagagaaaaatattgtagcattAGGAACAGGACTTGtaaccaaaatcaaaagaagcatatatataagatttagcCTCCTCGGATTGTGTCGAGGACGATTAACTTCATGCAAAATAatcatattcttgttttcttttcatctagGCTTACTATAGTTATCATTGATTCATTAAAGCCTAATTTTccagcccactctctacaaatttattgtattgggctctttgggcttaAATCCTTTTCCCTTTAGGCTTGGGAACCAAATCAAGTCCTTACAATTGGCTCCATCTATGGGAATTACTTGAGCTTTAGTGAAAACAACATAGAATTATGGTAAGCTTAGGGCCAAACCAAGAGAAATCTATGGGGTCCCAACGTCAAGATGAGTGGGGAAAGGACCGGGAGGTTAGTGTGCATACCACACATACCAATAGGAGCTAGTCCAGGGGTGGGAGCCACGTTTCTTATGAGGCAACTACTAGAAGCATGCAATTAGAGATTGatcgtttgaaaagaaagttGCGCCGAGAGCGACGTAGAGGAACTCCTTCGAGTTCTGACCATTCTTTTGATGGTACTAATGATAATAGCTACCGGCACGAGTCAATGACTCCTCCTAGTGAGTCTTTTTCGTATGGCGAGGAGCATCGTGATAGGCAAGGGAGGAGAAGCCCATCACATAAAGGCTTGGGCAACGATGCCATGAGTAAGGCTCTGAATCAgatctccaagtcaccttttACTTGAAGAATTGAGGAAGGCTCCCCTGACGATTTACTCAGCCAacgtttaccatctacaatggtaGGACGGACCCCATggagcacgtgagccatttcAACCAAAGAATGGTTGTGCACTCCAAGAACAAAACTTTGATGTGCAAAGTGTTTCCATGCAGCTTAGGGCCTGTGGCGATGTGATGGTTTAATGGCCTAAAACAGGGTTATATTGGCTCTTTTAAGGAGCTTATGAGGGCCTTTGGTTCTCGGTTTATAACTTGTAGTAGggttcctcggcctttggattcTTTGTTGTCTATAGCCATGCGAGAGGGGGAAACCTTAAAGATGTATtctgaccgatactgggagatgtttaatgaaattgatggggatTTTGATGACATAGCTGTAAGGACGTTTAAGGTTAGCCTGCTTACTAAGCACAATTTAAGGAAATCATTGACAGGGAAACCAGTTAGTAATGTGTATtagctcatggatcgcattgataAATATAAGCGGGTCGAGGAGGACCAACAATTGGGTAAAGGCACTAAGCTGGTCCCTTAGGATAGAAGGGACTTCAGATCGGACAAGTACAACAATAATCGTCATCGAAGGGATTTTTCTGGGCAATCCGGGGTTACTGCTGCTTAAGTGGGTAACATGGTGTTCCAAGAACCAGTGGTTAACActcaccctcaccctcacccTCTCTTTCGCTCCACTCCATTAAGGGCTTTGATTCACTGTAGACTAGTGATCAAGAAGCGCTCAAGAAACTCCTGGATAAGTCTGTAGAAGATGGAAAGGTGTAATAGAACACacacatactttttttttttcattaacagGTTCGCAAAAGAGACAAGGATGAAGTAGAAGAATCCGGGAATTCGAAAAAAGCCAAGGTAGCCAAATCTGTTTCATTCTCTCAATTGGTTTTATGATAATAATATAATCTACTAATTAATAGGTTCTTTAAGAGATTGAGAGTTTCAGGATTGTGCAGCAATCCTATCAAGTATTGATTACTGGTATGGGACATGGGTAAAGATACAAtactttttttgtgtgg
The sequence above is drawn from the Castanea sativa cultivar Marrone di Chiusa Pesio chromosome 5, ASM4071231v1 genome and encodes:
- the LOC142634300 gene encoding uncharacterized protein LOC142634300 isoform X1, which produces MDDLFLDFVKIPLATASIAQVHRATLLNGQEVVVKVQHEGIKKIILEDLKNAKKIVDWIAWAEPQNDFNPLIDEWCKEAPKEVDFIHEAENTRTVSRNLRCKNIERDDKTNANQVDVLIPDVIQSTEKVLILEYMDGIRLNDLESLEAFGVNKQKLVEEITRAYAHQIYVDGFFNGDPHPGNFLASKEPPHRPILLDFGLTKKLSSPIKQALAKMFLASAEGDHAVLLSAFAEMGFKLRLDMPEQAMEITSILFRASSSAKESLETMKSLSEKRAKNMKVIQEKMKLNQKEFKRFNPVDAIPGDIVIFSRVLGLLRGLSSTLNVRIVYLDIMRPFAESALQGHISRGPRVNDHWIYDTPVHSDVEAKLRQFLVELGNNDKILGIQVCAYKDGEVIIDTAAGVLGNYDPRPVQPDSLFPVFSVTKAITAGMLHWLVDNGKLKLEENVANVWPEFGSNRKDLIKVHHVLNHTSGLHNALANIIREDPLQLSDWDECLNHIALSVPATEPGQEQLYHYLSFGWLCGGIIERASGKKFKEILEEAFIHPLQIEGELYIGIPPGVESRLATLTIDKDDLQKLLGISSRLATRTLNKDDHEKLSRVISRFDISSTIQPGDVPQLATTLPVIFNSLNIRRAIIPAANGHCSARALARYYAALADGGMVPWPHSSSSKPPLGSHPHIPKFPSQKTSKRQKGSKIKEVFAAAINRTNDYEKKPNYSDVSHSRNSSNDSCTRLVNNSGNSNSISMTDSSEGSSPRNNSVGRIFSNPRIHDAFLGVGEYGNLALPNGKFGLGFRRSISKDGSLVGFGHSGLGGSTGFADMNNRFAIAVTLNKMSFGAVTGNIINFVCSELNIPVPEEFSIFSEMGPNAQICLGRLLNN
- the LOC142634300 gene encoding uncharacterized protein LOC142634300 isoform X2, whose protein sequence is MDDLFLDFVKIPLATASIAQVHRATLLNGQEVVVKVQHEGIKKIILEDLKNAKKIVDWIAWAEPQNDFNPLIDEWCKEAPKEVDFIHEAENTRTVSRNLRCKNIERDDKTNANQVDVLIPDVIQSTEKVLILEYMDGIRLNDLESLEAFGVNKQKLVEEITRAYAHQIYVDGFFNGDPHPGNFLASKEPPHRPILLDFGLTKKLSSPIKQALAKMFLASAEGDHAVLLSAFAEMGFKLRLDMPEQAMEITSILFRASSSAKESLVDAIPGDIVIFSRVLGLLRGLSSTLNVRIVYLDIMRPFAESALQGHISRGPRVNDHWIYDTPVHSDVEAKLRQFLVELGNNDKILGIQVCAYKDGEVIIDTAAGVLGNYDPRPVQPDSLFPVFSVTKAITAGMLHWLVDNGKLKLEENVANVWPEFGSNRKDLIKVHHVLNHTSGLHNALANIIREDPLQLSDWDECLNHIALSVPATEPGQEQLYHYLSFGWLCGGIIERASGKKFKEILEEAFIHPLQIEGELYIGIPPGVESRLATLTIDKDDLQKLLGISSRLATRTLNKDDHEKLSRVISRFDISSTIQPGDVPQLATTLPVIFNSLNIRRAIIPAANGHCSARALARYYAALADGGMVPWPHSSSSKPPLGSHPHIPKFPSQKTSKRQKGSKIKEVFAAAINRTNDYEKKPNYSDVSHSRNSSNDSCTRLVNNSGNSNSISMTDSSEGSSPRNNSVGRIFSNPRIHDAFLGVGEYGNLALPNGKFGLGFRRSISKDGSLVGFGHSGLGGSTGFADMNNRFAIAVTLNKMSFGAVTGNIINFVCSELNIPVPEEFSIFSEMGPNAQICLGRLLNN